In Setaria italica strain Yugu1 chromosome IX, Setaria_italica_v2.0, whole genome shotgun sequence, the genomic stretch GAATATATAATACAAAAAAGTCGTTCAAAATAGGACTGGCCTATTATCTACATACCTCAAGCGTCAAGATAGAAACATTGCATGCCACTTGCTGCTTTTGCTGGTTCATGTTTGTTTTCTGAATCCTGTTAATCTTGTCATAAGAAATGGATTATGTTTTTGCTGACCATTGCTTTGGAAATCTTGCAGCTCCCGGCGACTTGAAGTAAGTAGAGTGGAGCTGCTTCTTCAAGTGGGAACTTTTTGCGTTGCTGTAGGAGCATTAATTGCAGGTATAGGAATCTTAAGTTTTGTTACTTTTGTAAATTATGTTTCATCTCAAGTTAGTTTACAGATCTATTTGCTGAACCACTCTTAGAGTAATGCCCTGGTATTTCTTTTGCAGGGATATTTGGCATGAATCTTAAATCATACCTCGAGACGAACGCGGTATAGCCCTGCATTCCTGATCTTTTTTCTGCTTCTGTGCCATGTACCTAGACATAATCAATATAGCATGCCTCTCCAGTCGTTGACAATTAGTTTGTTTTCGAGCAGTGGGCATTTTGGGCGACGACTGGTGGAATAGTAGTTGGAGCAGTAGCTGGATTTTTCCTCATGTACTCATACCTAAAGGCTAGGAAGATATTATGAACCCTGTAACATCTGCTTCCTAGAACTATTGTTAGAACTGTAAATAATGCAATTTTGATATCACTTGCACATCCAGTGATGGATATGCATATTGATTCTTTAGATTGTTATCGGCATTCCAAATTCTTGCATGGTTCGCCGGTCGTGATTCAGAACGCTGGACCAAGCATTTTCTTGTGTAACTCTGGCGACAATGTTGCCACCATATGTACTTGGAGACAAtacctgcatggctgcatgccTGAGGACTCCAGGACATGGGTACAATTACTCCAAGGTTTAAGAACTCTTGAAATATAAGGCAAAACAATTGATCCGCATCATAGATGGTTTTCTATTTGAAGGTGCATTTTACTATTGATATCGAAAAATTCATGTCAACATCTGACGAAGTCTTTTCTATTTTAATCGTACTTCGAAATTTCCTTCTTGTGCCCATGTTTCTGTCCCCGGCATAGTTGGATCTGCATGCATCGCTAATTCCTAAGTGGTGTCGTTCCTTTCTACATTGATGAAATCCAAATGTTTctatttgaatatttttttgaccGAAGTTAGCAGGAGAAGCTCATGAGTGTCATTGAAATTCTGCAAATGATTGATACCCTGCTTCTACCTCCAACCAAACCACAGGAAGCAATCACACCATAACAAAAGCGGCAACGGACGCAGGCTGATCTTACCAACCCAAACCAGGCGAAATCCTCAGGCCTCAGGCGTGGAGCATGAGCAGTTTGATTCCCGCCATCCGCAGCAGTGGCGCCCGCGTGCCCGTCCTCCGCTGTTCAGTTGGGATTTGGGAGCGGGCAACTGCAGAGCATCTTGGACTGTGCCAACTGCACAAGGCATGAAGAAAATACCTATCTTTACTCGTATACTGCATGATGTGGTGATGCTGAAAGGAAGCACTTTTGGTCACACAGATAGTGCTGCTGGAGCCTATACTATACTATTTGCTCATATTCATGCCGTTGGAACATACAGTCATACAGAGCATCTTCTTGGACCATACAAATGCATGCAAGAACTGCAATCTTGCCCACATTTGTGCTGCTGGGAGCCTGGGACAACACTTCTTGAAAGTACATTCAGTTTTTCTGTTGAAGTCGTGATTCACGATCAAATCATGCCTTCCCGTCTGTATCGTCCTTGTGACTGTCTCAGTCCCTAGCCTTTCACACACACCTAGCTCTTGGCCTCCACTCGCATAGTCCAACTCAAAACCACCggctcaccagtcaccactaCAGAGAAGCACAaagccaggagcccaggacacCCTGCATGTCCGTGCGTGGCTGGCCCTCCTCCCTTCCCCGCCGCAGGGACATGGCGGCGGCCCTGCTCGTGCTACTGCTGGCGGCAGCGTCCGCAGCGCCCCTCGCCAAGGCGTGGTACGAAGCCGTCGACGTCCACCTGACCTCCAACCTGTGCACCCGGCCGCACGACGAGCTCTTCGACGCGCTCCACCGCACGATGGGCGACAACACAGGCCGATAATGGCGATCCAGGGCCACAGGTTCCTGTCGCCCAAGGACGCCGACCAAGGGAGCCCGCCGTCGAGGACCATCaagctccacctcgccggctGCTCCGACGAGGACCGCGTACGCTGGCGCTctccgacggcgacgccggcgtgATGGCCTtcgccgacggcgccgggcTGTGGCACACGCCTTCCCGGGGTTCGAGCACCTCTTCCCGAACTCGACCACACTCCCCTTCAACGACCCGTACAACGACCTCATCGGCGGCCACCGGAACCTCCCCGCGGTGCCTCTCGGGAGGGCGTCGGCGCTGGAGGCGGTCCGAGCGCTCTCCCGCCCGGGCGCGACGACCACGATTCCGGAGCCCGACgccaaggcggcggcgctggccagGCTGATGACCATGACCACGGAAGCGCTGCGCTGGAAGCCGATCCGCGAGGCGTTCGGCGGAGGGAGGTGAGAGAGCGAAAGCTTCATCACCATGGAGCAGGCGGAGCTCGTGCTGCACCCGCGCTGGGTGGACCTGTCGTACCTCGTGTGGCGGTGGGAGGTGACCGGTGCGTGGGGAGAAGAGGGCGTGGAGGCTGAGGGGCTCAAGAAGATCGGCGTCCACAATGGGGCGCAGGCCCTTGCTATCGTCGATCTCCTGAAGCGCCCGAAAGAGCTGTGCGTAGGCGAAGGCCGCGCGGGAGGGGATCTtggcgaggaagacgacgaggaagctggaggaggaggtgcggcggcggcgctgcaccAGGACATCTGACGGCCGTCTCTCGCCATGGATTGTAGGTGCCATCGATGCTCTCTAGTTCAGATGGTTTCCCATGGGCCGTGTGACTGTGTCGTCGTCCTAGCTAGTTGCATCGTGCGTTTGTTTGCCCTTTGGCTGTGTTTGTGTGTTGTTTTAGAGTTGTTGCCCATGGAGCTCGCCTCCAATGTTGTCTGCTGTTTAGTTCGTTAAGCACCCATGTATCAGCAGGCTGTACAGGACCATGAAGGTCTTGCTCTCTATCCTGCTAATTACATGGACCAGTGTGTGTTAGAAGAAAAAATGTGCCTAGGTGATTTGGACAGGAGGAGGAATAAAAGGGTATGTGGGATGTTTGGTTTGGTGTATATTCAATGCCTGTTGTCTCCCAGCAGTCACAATCTTTTACTTCTCTGCGTATGGCCTGACGAAAAAATTGCATGGTGTTGCTCAGGCGTGTTTGGAtacacatcggatgtttggatactatgtgGGATGTTTGGTTTGGTGTATATTCAGTGCCTGTTGTCTCCCAGCAGTCACAATCTTTTACTTCTCTGCGTATGGCCTGACGAAAAAATTGCATGGTGTTGCTCAGGCGTGTTTGGAtacacatcggatgtttggatactaattaggagtattaaacatagtctaattacaaaactaattgcacagatggagtctaattcgcgagacgaatctattaagcctaattagtccatgatttgacaatgtggtgctacagtaaccatttgctaatcatggactaattagctttaatagatttgtctcgcgaattagactccatctgtgcaattggttttgtaattagctcatgtttagtccttctaattagcatccgaacatccgatgtgaccctgctaagtttaacaccttgtatccaaacaccacatggtaaaaaaaaaatacggAGCAAACAGAGTGGTAGCCTGACGAAGGTGTGTTAAATAATGATTTGAATCAAGTACAACAAGTCAGTTCGGAGCTTGTGGTACAAGGCTCTACTATGCAGATCCATTCAACTAGCTACGAAAGAAGTACAAATTGCTGATTGTCTGTCTAAACGAAGAGAGTAAAGCATTTTTTTGTTCGGCAGTTCATCTCTGAGTACTTGAATTATGTATTACACATCCAAAATAGTTTCAAAAAGTTGTACTGCTACCGTATAAATCATACACAAACTCTTGAAATTACAGATTTAAAAGGAGTTTGTCCATGTGAactgagaagaagaaaagaggagagCAACACAAACAAAGACAAATACGCATGACTGCAAGAGGATGAGTCTGGCGTGTTTGGATACAAAAGTAGCCATGAAACTTGATTAAAATGCAGAATCTTGCTTTGGAAATCTTGCAGTTCCCGTCGACTTGAAGTAGAGCGGAGCTGCTTCTTCAAGTGGGATCATTTTGCGTTGCAGTAGCAGCATTTTTTGCAAGTATAGGAATCTTAAGTTTTGTTACTTCTGTAAATTATGTTTCAGCTCAGATTATTTTTCAGATCTATTAATTGCTGCACCACTCTTAGAGTAACGCCCTGGTATTTCTTTTGTAGGAATATTTTAAATCATACCTCGAGACGAATACGGTATAGCCCGGCATtcctgatatttttttttctgcttaTGTGACATGTATACCTAGCCATAGTCAATATAGCATGGTTTGTTTTCGAGCAGTGGGCATTTTGGGCGACGACTGGTGAAATAGTAGTTGGAGCACTAGCTGGATTTTTCCTCTAAAGCTGTGTAGTCTGGAACTTGAAATTGTATTCAAATTCAACTATTcataaacaattttttttctggATTGAACACGCGTTATCAACGTATGGAAGACCAGCACTGCTACAGAGATGTATCACGATATACAAATGTCTGTTCCATTTTTCAGCAGTTGGATTGACTTCCCAAATTCTTAGGTGGTCCTAAAAATACGATTGGGTCCCAAACCCATGACCATGGATATGGCACATTGCTAGACGCAGAGCCATAAGACAATACCCTTTGACCATGGTATATAGTTTCATAACATTTCTAAAAGATTAAAGGCCTACAATTACAACTACCAGAGATCAAAGGGGCAAAGGGCTAATGCTTATGAGTTATGACGAGGGACTAGCAGCCAAGAATGGCTCGTAGAACAAATTGTACGCTTCAGCTACTTCCATGTACCACATTGCTTCACGGTCCGGCTGGGCAGAGAGGTCGACCATCTTATGCACCTGCACCAATCCAGTTCATAGATCATTACTCACCGGTTAAAAATAAGATGCAGCTTTGTACATAAAGATTGTATTGGAATCTAAAATTAACTGTGCAATTTCCCCATCAGATCCACCGGAACACTCGACTGGTGGATCTAAATAAGCATTGGAAATATTACATGTCAGAACAGAATAAAATGGTACAATGTCTACTGGTACTTTACTTTCCTTTTTCCCTGAAATGGTTGAAGGAAATTGTTATAAACCTGCTTAACCAAATATCTTAACACATTAAGGAATGGCATGCTATATGAAGATTTATGAAATGAAAACCGACAGCACCCTGAACGTAGTCAAGTTAGATGCTAATCAGTTAAACAGTCCACCACTGAATCTACTAATAAACTTTTAGTACTTCAGCACTGGCATGTCTTAGCAGATTGTGTGATGGGCTTAACCTAAGAGGAGTAAGCTACATatggcttttcttttctttttgctcttATTCAGTGAAGCATCAGCTAGGCTTGAAAAGGCAGGCATTTGCTGAATTCAAAATGAAAAATCAATTGCATTAAACAATAAAGAGGTCACAAACAGAGAACCTCCGATTACCAGTAAATGGATGGGAAAAGAGGGCATGCAAGAAGACAGGGAAAGAgccgagagagagggagagagatggtACCTTGATAGCTGGGAAGTTTTCCTTAGACTCTCCTGCAATGTATGCCCCGACCACCATTACATACATCCCTACAGCACAAGTTGTGTCATCAACCAGCTTAAATAAAACATGTAACACAGAAAGCAACATAACAAGAATAGAACGAAAAATGGAATGTCATCTGTCAGTCAGTTAAGATAATTTTTCAAGATAATTAAGAAAATGTCGTATATAGTACCTACTAGTGTATATGTTGCACTGGAAGTGAATACTGTGTTTCAGTTACACAAATTTAAGCTAACAGCATCAAGTCACTGGCAAGCTAATTGTGAAGATCCTACAATCCAAAGTTCTCCGCAAACTATTCAGTTTGTGGTTGCGGATGGTGATGGTGAGCCGTTAAATAGGTCAATTTGCAGTTGTTCGAAGCCCTAAGTTTTCCAGGATTGTTACAAATGATAGAATTCACAGAAATAATACAATTGAATAATCAATCGGCAACGGGAGAGTTGTATATGCAATTCATGATTTCTCGCAAGCTATCCGTCATACGACATTAAAGATACCGAGAAGGCAAGATCAAAGAACCCGCAAAGATCTGCGAACAGGCGTACCTGCCCTCCACGGCCGGCCCTCGGCTTCTCTGGGCGAGACGAAGAGGTCGGCAATGCAGGAGCCGTCATCCAGCACAAAACGCCCTCCGCCGGCTTCGTTGTAGTCCGCCGACAGGAGAACGCCCTGCCTACCGCTGCAAGTCGTCAGGGCTCCGGCCAAGGAAATGGGGGTAGAgatgggggaggagggaggggcgggCAAATTTGGGGACCTGAATCCAGACGCGCTGGAAGCGGATGCCGAATAGCATCTGCGCGGGGGAGGCGCCCTCGGACGACGGTGCCTCGGTGGCGCTGGCGAGCTGGGAGCCGAAGATCTTCAGCGCCGCGAGCGAATAGTCCATGGCGACCGGGGAGcagggccgcgccgccgcagcggttGCCGGTTGGGGTTGGGGTCTGGTGGGGTGTTGCGGCTGTTTGTGCTTTTTTTAGAGATGCAGCTGTTTGTGCTTTGTAcggggcggcgctggcggctgGCTTGGGCTGGACCGCCGCGTCCGTCAAACTGGCCATTTTTCTTCACGGGCTGGACCACCTAAACAGCCCATCAGTTGGGGATGGGCTGAAAGCGAAGGTCAGATGGTGGGCTGATCGCGCATCTGGAGTTCCGGTCCGGCGCCCAGTCGGTTCTGCGGCGCCCTCCAACAAACTCGAAAGCGTTGCCTATCgagctcctcgcctcctccctagcttccacctcgccgcctcgccggcgaatCCCCGAGTTCGCTTAACCTCTGCCGGTCACGCTGCAATGTCGACGGGCACTCCGCGAAAGGATGTGCCCGGGGAGGGCGAATCGGCGCAGGACGAAGTGCTCCAGCGACAGCAAGGACGGGAAGAAGCGGGGGAGCATGAAGAGGATGacggcgtcgaggaggacgaggcCCCTACGCACCTTCCGTTCGCACCCTCCTCCGAGGTGCGTGTCCCTCTTTCCTCTCTCGTCAGGTGCTGCTGCTACGGAGGCGAGGGTGTTGGCTCGGGGGATCTCCGCCTCACAGGCATTCCGTCGAGCAGTTAGTGCTGCTGTGTGGCCAGCGGCTACGGCGGAACACTGGCGGCTTTTCTTTTAGCTGGCTTCTTAGAAAGAAGTGTTTCGGGGTTCCTCTGTTCTACTAATGCTCGTTGTCCTTCGTGTGATGACCTGCAGCTGCTTGATGATGTGACAACAGTTGATCCCAGCTACACTATCTCTCTTATACGGCAGCTACTGCCTCAGGGTTCAAATGTGGAGAAAGAGTTCAGGTAAGCGTTGTGTTCACAAGTTAGATATTTATATGCTGGCAACAAGATGATTGCTTTAAATTCCTTCTTATACCCATTAAAACAGTGCTAAGCAAGCTGCCCCAGAAGAGGGTGTAAAATCAGCACAACTTGGGACTAAGGATCCTTGGGAAGAGTGTGGTTGCATTCTGTGGGACCTTGCTGCTAGTAAACCTCAAGCAGAACTGATGGTATGTCATCAGTACATTTCAACTATTATATGTTTGTGCTGTAGATTGTTACGCTATGCAGAGCTTGTTGTCAGTGTTAAGTTTTGATGAGAATTTGATCATCACATCTATCACATGTGAGAAATGGGATGCCTATATGTCAGCCTCACATTAGTGGCATATGTGTGGAAGTGGAACCATGAAGTTATTCAGTAGGATATTGTAGAATCTCCCAATTTATCGGGTTGCTCTTGTGAGCTAGTTGAATTGTAAATTGATACTGGTAGAACATGCTTTAAATGCTAAAACATGTTTATATCGTCGAAACTTGCGAGTGTTGACCAACATGTGAACACAAAGAGTTGCACCTTCAATAACTAGGTGCAACTTCAATATTCAGTGTTGTTACTGTTGAAAGTTTTAGAACCATTGGTGGAGGTGCATCATACAATATTCTGCCATTCTAAGCTAAGTTGAATGGTTTAGAATGAAGAGTCTACTCATGCATACATCTAGCAAATTTTGATTGTTAAAACCTCAGAAGGGAGTTTATTAGATGTTGTTCCCTGGTAAATTGAATTTGTTGGTTTATTTCTAAGCTTTCTTGAATTGGTTGCATTTTATCTTCGTTACTATGAGGACAGATGTTGTGTATGCTTATATTAAAGTGGATCTAGTGGTGCTAACAATGCAGATTCTAATTCTTATAGATGAAAAATCTTGTACTTGAAGTGCTGTTGGCAAACCTCCATGTGACTCAATCTCCTAGAGTGAAGGTGAAATCACACTTACCTTGTACCCTTGCCCGCACTGTCCCAATTTTTCATGGCCATATCTTACATTTTTTATTGAATTTGTTCTATCTGTACAGGAAATCTGTATTGGAATCATGGGAAATTTAGCCTGTCATGAATCTCTAGTTAATGCAATCAGCATGCAAAATGGTTTGATTGCGACGGTTGTGGGTCAACTATTCCTAGATGACTCTGCTTGCCTTTCTGAAACATTCAGGTCAGGTTTTCATGAGGATGGGGTAGAGCTCATACTAATTATGGTTATCACGGAGTGCTTTCTTAGTATCTTATTTGCTAAAATGAAACTTGTCCTCTGTATTGATTATCTTCTCCCTTATTGAGTCCTTCAACACACCGTGAATTGCCTGCAGTGCCAACATTGTTCTAGCATTTTAAGGTCTGTCATCTTGAAACATAACTTGTGAAAGAGATCTACTTGTGAATTGTACAGCTGTTATTCTCATATCAATCTACAAAGAAAATGATAGTAAAAACTACTGAATGTAGAGAATGAAATTCCTGCCAAAAGTTACTAGCCTTTTGTGCCCCCTTTTCTCCTTGTGTACTTGTGTTTTTCCTCTTAGCTTTAATTGATGTTGTGTTGTTGTTcttatgttgttgtgttgttgttCTTATGTAGCCGGGCAAGTAAACGTGAGCTAGAACGAGAGTTCTTCATTAAAAGTTTAGCATGGTATAGACATAGTTGATATAATCTTTTTGTACAACAGGTTTTTAGCTGCTGTTCTTCGTAGCAGTGCATCTGTTTCTTGGGCGGAAGCTCTTTTACCTGATGAAATTCTTTCACGTGTTCTGTGGATAGTTGGAAACACACTGAATTCTACATTACTCGAGAAGGTACAATACTGAATCCATATATGTAGTCTGCTTGTGACTAATCAGTCGATTTAAtcctaaaaaaataataacaCATTCATTTTACTTAAATGGTTTTTATATGATACGCTTCCTTTTAATATTTTGCTTCATAAATTTTTTTTCTAGGATCTCTATGATTTAAACAGCTTTTAGCTACAAAAGGAACGTTCCAACCCCCTGTGTTTTGCCCTCCCACACCGCCTTCTTGCATGAGAAGCAGTGGTTTATAAAGCTGTGTTTACAAAAGGAACATATGTATTGCAGTCACTCCTAATTTGTTTTACATCTTCTAGTTTATCTTTTCTCTAATGGCATGTGTATTTGCATTTTAGTTCTTTATGAGTTTACCATATCATGATGCAGTGTGATTGTGGCCGATAGAGTAATTTATTGGCTATTCCATTCCTGTCACCAGCCAATTGCTACAATCTGGTCTTCTTGATCATTCTTATAAGTTAGAGTTGCCTTTCACATAAGATTCCTATATTTATTAATACTGTTAACTGTCAGTAATGTGTACTGTACTTTCCATAATTACATGACACTATATTCTAGAATGGCTAAAGGTTTGTGATCTTTACTCTGTTTCTGTGAACAAACTCACAGCCATGGTGTTGTTCGCAGTCTTATCCTTTTAGAACTAGTATTTGTTTGCATATATGATTTAATACAAATTTAAACCATTGAGCACAATTGTTGCTGCCTTCTTGTTATTATCTGGTTTAGCTGAAACCATATCAGCTCATCTGACTTTTTGTATTCTCTGTGGAGTTTACTTACTCTGttactgttctttttttttttgtctaaacCGCTTGCAGAGCATTGACTTTCTATCAACTGTCATTGATAATCAAGATGTGACTGCCATTCTTCTTCAGCCTTTGATAAAAGTGGGATTGGTTGACCATGTTATCAGTTTGTTAGCAAGTGAGATCGAAAAATTATCAGATGAGAGCAAATTTGACAGGTACGATGAGCAGTATTCTTGTGAATTGAACCAATTTTAGAACATGCTCTTTTCGTATAATATTATCTGTTATCCATAAAAAAATTATCTGTTGCCTGTACTGAATTTATTCTTGATACCCTCAGGTTTTCACTATGTATTTTGGAGAATTTTCTTTAGGTAATAAGAGTGCCATATTTGATTATCCAGTGTTTTTGAAGGTCTAGTAATGAGGATTTGTGCTCCAACCATAATAATAATTGTTTACAATATTCTAATCTTCCTTCTGATGCAAAGTTAAAATCCCTCCTTGCTTTGTAGGTTGCAGgtgtttcttattttcttatAGATTGATCTGTCTTGTATTCCtggttttgttttgatttgaTATGCCCTTGTTATTATCCTTGTTACTTCAATTTCAAGTTAATAACTTGGGACAGAAATAAAAATATATGATTTTCATTTTATGAACACATTTCAGGTCCGTCTCTCTTGATTTGATCCTTCATTTCATTGAAGAGTTATCTGCAACAGACAGCTGTTTAGAAGTGATGTCATCAAGTGACAAGCTGATTCAAGTACTTTATAAGATAATTAAGTTACCTGATAAATTTGAGGTGAGCACTatgcttccttttttttttatttgaccaTCAGAATCCTGTTTAGGTTACACAGTCTGGTTTACTGCCTTGTTTCGGTATGAACCTTTACCATCAGTAAAATCATGAAATGGGAAAACGGACGCTTACGAATTATTGAATTTGTATACTCAGTTAGATACCTGAAATTTCTATACCTATAGATAATATGCAACAAGAGCATGGTAATTGTGTTTTATTTGCAAACTCTGCTTCAGGTTTCAAGCTATTGTGCTTCTGTGGTGATCATACTAGCAAATATTCTGGCAGATGGAAAGCGTATTGTGCCTAGTCTCTCTCACGGTTGGTCACATTTTATGAAGAATGCATCTTACCATTTGAAAATCACTTTTGTGCTACCCCAATACTCTGGCATTTTCATTCTTTCAGATTTACCCTTCTTGGAGGGACTCTTTGACATTCTTCCACTGGTTTGTGATGATAACCAAGCTCGGAACGCTCTCTGGTGTATCTTAGCACCTTTGCTGGCACAAGCACAAGGAATTGATATGAACTCTTCATCTCTCAACGACTTTGTATCTCTTCTGTTAGGCAAGTTCACCCTCATGAAAGATGACCTTGAGAACCACAGAGTTGACAAAGAAGTGGAGATGTCAGCTGAGGATGCTTACGTGAAGCATGGGGTATCGGCATCTGTATCCTCCCAAAAAATACTTCATGGAGATGTTggaacatttattttcttttgcagAGTTTAATATGGCAAACATGATGAAACATATTGTAACAGCACCATGTTTTTCCTAAcctacaaaaaaaattacagcTCAGCGCGATCTGCCGTATCATGGAGAGATGGATTGCTGAGAAGTCCTCCCGGAGCGAAGAAGAGGCTGCATTGACTGAAAGTACCATTGAAAATGCTAGAAAGCTGCTAACCTACTGCCAGAATTACGATGCGTAACTTGCTTACTGCAACTCTAGTGGACATTGCTGACCTGTGACTGTGACTCTGTAAGGTTGCAATGCGCGGCTGCTTGAGCGTAGAAAGTCTTTTGAGGTTTAATATTATTGTAAAGGGCAACGGTGGTATAGAGTAATCGGTTGCTATATAGCATGTTTGTAACATATATGCATGTTTGTAACATGTATGTCAGTTTGCATTGCTGTAGCTTGTAGAAGAGGATATATTTTCGGCGGTTCCAATCGATGCTTATGATTTAGCTAAGAGCAAAGGTTGGTCCTTAAACTAGTTGTTTCACTTAGGTGcccgtactctcaaaatgcatatctggcTCCTTGAACTTAGGCTCGGGTGTCACTTAAGTGCctatactctcaaaatgcagaTCTTACTCCTTAAACTTGGCTTCAGCTTCGGGTACTCCTTAAACTTGGCTTCAGCTTCGGGTGTCATATAGGTCTCTAAACTCTTGAAATCCATTGTCAATGCAGTGTCATCCCAGTAATAGAACATGATAAGATCAAAATTTTATGCTTTCAAGCAAGCCATTACTTTCATTAGCACATTTCCAAACTTGTCTTATTGTCCCGTCAACTTCTCTTAATATTTTATAAGCCCCTGATTTTAATTTAGTAAGTGTAATAGGTTATTTAAATTTTAATAATCTTACCGGAGGTAAGATATTACCTTCAAACTAAAAGATCTAAACCTTTCTGGGTTCACCACATCAATATTATCCACACACGTTGAGTTTAAATTCATTTTATTTGACTACAATTAAATTATATCTATGTAAAATTAAgtttttatcaatttaattGAGATGACAATGCTTTTAGAGAGTATATGGTTCTAGATGACACTCGAAGCCAAGTTTAGAGGGTTAGATCTGCATTCTGAGAGTATAGTGATCTAAATAACACCCGAGCTCAAGTTTAAGGAGCTAAATATACATTTTAAGATTACGAGGACCTAAGTGACATGACCGTTCATGCACTTTATGATAACTGTCAGTGCTACACAAGAAGGTGCTGTCATTTATCCAGCATCTACATCATGCCGAAGTCACCTGcattaaaacaaaaaaaaaacacataagCTTGTACAGGAAAGCCCTTTTATTCTCCGAATCTTAAACCCTATACGCGGCTAGTCCCTCATTGCCACCGTTGTTT encodes the following:
- the LOC101752685 gene encoding uncharacterized protein LOC101752685 encodes the protein MDYSLAALKIFGSQLASATEAPSSEGASPAQMLFGIRFQRVWIQGVLLSADYNEAGGGRFVLDDGSCIADLFVSPREAEGRPWRAGMYVMVVGAYIAGESKENFPAIKVHKMVDLSAQPDREAMWYMEVAEAYNLFYEPFLAASPSS
- the LOC101753095 gene encoding protein saal1, which encodes MSTGTPRKDVPGEGESAQDEVLQRQQGREEAGEHEEDDGVEEDEAPTHLPFAPSSELLDDVTTVDPSYTISLIRQLLPQGSNVEKEFSAKQAAPEEGVKSAQLGTKDPWEECGCILWDLAASKPQAELMMKNLVLEVLLANLHVTQSPRVKEICIGIMGNLACHESLVNAISMQNGLIATVVGQLFLDDSACLSETFRFLAAVLRSSASVSWAEALLPDEILSRVLWIVGNTLNSTLLEKSIDFLSTVIDNQDVTAILLQPLIKVGLVDHVISLLASEIEKLSDESKFDRSVSLDLILHFIEELSATDSCLEVMSSSDKLIQVLYKIIKLPDKFEVSSYCASVVIILANILADGKRIVPSLSHDLPFLEGLFDILPLVCDDNQARNALWCILAPLLAQAQGIDMNSSSLNDFVSLLLGKFTLMKDDLENHRVDKEVEMSAEDAYVKHGVSASLSAICRIMERWIAEKSSRSEEEAALTESTIENARKLLTYCQNYDA